One genomic segment of Bradyrhizobium prioriisuperbiae includes these proteins:
- a CDS encoding alpha/beta hydrolase, producing the protein MSLDPDIEALLEMVEAGTVSGDRIPFPQLTAAQARADFDVSSPLLDVDPDPLAFEHTLSLPMRDGTTIAARLFATAAPNPETPLPVLLYMHGGGFVVGSLESHQPLCRGLSQGSGAAVLSIAYRLAPEHKFPTAFEDALDALIWIGREGPAVGFDISRIAVGGDSAGGTLAAALAIAARDDQSLPQPVLQVLAYPGLSAWPQSESYSRYGSGYLLARETIDWFFGQYLRDDSDRTDWRFSPLSAQDLSGVAPALLVLAEYDPLVDEGRDYASRLKQAGVDVDLRLYAGMIHEFLRMGNVVPDALRAQAVIAEALVAAFGVSPAKVLQHV; encoded by the coding sequence ATGAGTCTCGATCCCGACATCGAAGCTTTGCTGGAGATGGTGGAGGCCGGCACCGTCAGCGGCGACCGCATTCCGTTCCCGCAGTTGACCGCCGCACAGGCGCGCGCGGATTTCGATGTGTCGTCGCCGCTGCTCGATGTCGATCCGGACCCGCTGGCCTTCGAGCATACGCTGTCGCTGCCGATGCGTGATGGCACCACCATCGCCGCGCGGCTTTTCGCGACGGCGGCACCCAACCCGGAGACGCCGCTGCCGGTCTTGCTCTACATGCATGGCGGCGGCTTTGTGGTTGGTAGTCTCGAGTCCCATCAGCCGCTGTGCCGGGGTCTGTCGCAGGGGAGTGGCGCGGCGGTGTTGTCGATCGCCTATCGCCTGGCGCCCGAGCACAAGTTTCCGACCGCCTTCGAGGATGCGCTGGATGCGCTGATCTGGATCGGCCGGGAAGGGCCTGCCGTGGGCTTCGATATCAGCCGGATCGCGGTCGGCGGCGACAGTGCCGGCGGCACGCTCGCTGCGGCTCTGGCCATTGCCGCGCGGGACGACCAGAGCCTGCCGCAGCCGGTGCTGCAGGTGCTGGCCTATCCCGGCCTCAGCGCCTGGCCGCAGTCGGAGTCCTATAGCCGCTATGGCTCCGGGTACCTGCTGGCGCGCGAGACCATCGACTGGTTCTTTGGGCAGTATTTGCGCGACGACAGCGATCGGACCGATTGGCGGTTCTCGCCGCTGTCGGCCCAGGATCTGTCAGGCGTTGCGCCGGCGCTGCTGGTGCTGGCGGAGTATGATCCGCTGGTGGACGAGGGGCGCGACTACGCGTCGCGGCTCAAGCAAGCAGGCGTCGACGTCGATCTGCGGCTATATGCCGGGATGATTCATGAATTCCTGCGGATGGGCAATGTGGTGCCGGATGCGCTGCGGGCGCAGGCGGTGATTGCCGAGGCCCTTGTTGCCGCATTCGGCGTGTCGCCGGCGAAGGTGTTGCAGCATGTCTGA